A DNA window from Brenneria izadpanahii contains the following coding sequences:
- the rhlB gene encoding ATP-dependent RNA helicase RhlB translates to MSKTHLTEQKFSDFALHPQVIEALESKGFHNCTPIQALALPLTLSGRDVAGQAQTGTGKTLAFLASTFHYLLSHPASAERQVNQPRALIMAPTRELAVQIHSDAEALSRLTGLKLGLAYGGDGYDKQLKVLESGVDILVGTTGRLIDYTKQNHINLGAIQVVVLDEADRMYDLGFIKDIRWLFRRMPPVTQRLNMLFSATLSYRVRELAFEQMNNAEYVEVEPEQKTGHRIKEELFYPSNEEKMRLLQTLLEEEWPDRCIIFANTKHRCEDIWGHLAADGHRVGLLTGDVAQKKRLRILDDFTHGNLDILVATDVAARGLHIPSVTHVFNYDLPDDCEDYVHRIGRTGRAGESGFSISLACEEYALNLPAIETYIGHHIPVSKYNSDALLNDLPAPKRLTRPPRANNSARRHNTPRRSGAPRTNRKRQG, encoded by the coding sequence ATGAGCAAAACACACTTAACTGAACAGAAGTTTTCCGACTTCGCCCTGCACCCGCAGGTTATCGAAGCCCTTGAAAGTAAAGGGTTTCATAACTGCACACCGATCCAGGCGTTAGCATTGCCGCTGACTTTGTCAGGGCGTGATGTCGCAGGTCAGGCGCAAACCGGTACTGGCAAGACGCTGGCTTTTCTCGCGTCTACTTTCCATTATTTGCTTTCACACCCCGCTAGCGCGGAGCGTCAGGTCAATCAGCCGCGCGCGTTAATCATGGCGCCGACCCGTGAATTAGCCGTGCAGATTCACTCCGACGCAGAGGCGCTTTCCCGTCTGACAGGCCTGAAACTCGGTCTTGCCTATGGCGGCGACGGTTATGATAAACAGCTCAAGGTGCTGGAAAGCGGCGTCGATATTCTGGTTGGCACCACGGGCCGCCTGATCGACTACACCAAACAAAACCACATTAATCTGGGAGCGATCCAGGTTGTTGTGCTGGATGAAGCCGATCGCATGTACGATCTCGGCTTTATCAAAGATATTCGCTGGCTGTTCCGCCGCATGCCGCCGGTGACCCAGCGCCTGAATATGCTCTTTTCCGCGACGCTCTCCTACCGCGTGCGTGAACTTGCCTTTGAACAAATGAATAATGCGGAATACGTGGAAGTCGAACCGGAGCAAAAAACCGGACATCGCATTAAAGAAGAGCTGTTTTATCCGTCTAATGAAGAAAAAATGCGCCTGTTGCAGACACTTCTTGAGGAAGAGTGGCCCGATCGCTGCATTATTTTCGCCAATACCAAACACCGTTGTGAGGATATCTGGGGTCATTTAGCCGCCGACGGCCATCGTGTCGGTCTGTTGACCGGCGACGTGGCGCAAAAGAAACGCCTGCGAATTCTGGATGATTTCACTCACGGCAATCTGGATATTCTGGTGGCGACGGACGTCGCGGCGCGCGGCCTGCATATTCCGTCCGTCACTCACGTATTCAACTACGATCTGCCGGACGATTGCGAAGACTATGTTCACCGTATCGGCCGCACCGGCCGCGCGGGCGAAAGCGGTTTCTCCATCAGTCTTGCCTGCGAAGAATATGCGCTGAATTTGCCGGCGATTGAAACCTATATCGGCCACCATATTCCGGTCAGTAAATACAATAGCGACGCCCTGCTTAACGATTTACCGGCCCCCAAACGTTTAACGCGCCCGCCTCGCGCCAACAACAGCGCGCGCAGGCACAATACGCCGCGCCGCAGCGGAGCGCCTCGCACTAATCGTAAACGGCAGGGTTGA
- the trxA gene encoding thioredoxin TrxA translates to MSDKIIHLTDGSFDTQVLQAEGATLVDFWAEWCGPCKMIAPILDEIAEEFAGKLTIAKLNIDENPATAPKYGIRGIPTLLLFKNGEVAATKVGALSKGQLKEFLSANL, encoded by the coding sequence ATGAGCGATAAAATTATTCACCTGACTGACGGCAGTTTCGATACGCAAGTGTTGCAAGCTGAGGGCGCAACCCTGGTTGATTTCTGGGCTGAGTGGTGTGGTCCTTGTAAAATGATCGCTCCTATTCTGGATGAAATCGCTGAAGAGTTTGCCGGTAAGCTGACCATTGCCAAACTCAACATTGATGAAAACCCGGCAACCGCGCCGAAATACGGCATTCGCGGCATTCCAACCTTGCTGTTGTTCAAAAACGGCGAAGTTGCGGCAACCAAAGTGGGCGCATTGTCCAAAGGCCAACTGAAAGAGTTCCTGAGCGCCAATCTGTAA
- the rho gene encoding transcription termination factor Rho: MNLTELKNTPVSELITLGENMGLENLARMRKQDIIFAILKQHAKSGEDIFGDGVLEILQDGFGFLRSADSSYLAGPDDIYVSPSQIRRFNLRTGDTISGKIRPPKEGERYFALLKVNEVNYDKPENARSKILFENLTPLHANSRLRMERGNGSTEDLTARVLDLASPIGRGQRGLIVAPPKAGKTMLLQNIAQSIAYNHPDCVLMVLLIDERPEEVTEMQRLVKGEVVASTFDEPASRHVQVAEMVIEKAKRLVEHKKDVIILLDSITRLARAYNTVVPSSGKVLTGGVDANALHRPKRFFGAARNVEEGGSLTIIATALVDTGSKMDEVIYEEFKGTGNMELHLARKIAEKRVFPAIDYNRSGTRKEELLTTSEELQKMWILRKIIHPMGEIDAMEFLINKLAMTKTNDEFFDMMKRS, from the coding sequence ATGAATCTTACCGAATTAAAGAATACGCCAGTTTCTGAGTTAATTACTCTTGGCGAAAATATGGGGCTGGAAAACCTGGCCCGCATGCGCAAACAGGATATTATTTTCGCGATCCTGAAGCAGCACGCGAAGAGCGGCGAAGACATTTTCGGCGATGGCGTGCTGGAAATATTGCAGGATGGATTTGGTTTCCTCCGTTCTGCAGACAGTTCCTACCTCGCCGGTCCCGATGATATCTACGTTTCTCCCAGCCAAATCCGCCGTTTTAACCTTCGTACCGGTGACACCATTTCCGGCAAAATTCGTCCGCCGAAAGAGGGTGAACGTTATTTCGCGCTGCTGAAAGTCAATGAAGTCAACTACGACAAACCTGAGAACGCCCGCAGCAAGATCCTGTTTGAAAACCTGACGCCGCTGCACGCGAACTCCCGTCTGCGTATGGAACGCGGCAATGGTTCGACGGAAGATTTGACCGCGCGCGTGCTGGATCTGGCGTCGCCGATCGGCCGCGGTCAGCGTGGTCTGATCGTCGCGCCGCCGAAAGCGGGTAAAACCATGCTGCTGCAGAACATTGCGCAGAGCATTGCGTACAATCATCCCGATTGCGTGCTGATGGTGCTGCTGATTGACGAACGTCCTGAAGAAGTTACCGAGATGCAGCGTCTGGTTAAAGGCGAAGTGGTCGCGTCTACCTTTGACGAGCCGGCTTCCCGCCATGTTCAGGTCGCTGAAATGGTAATCGAAAAGGCAAAACGCCTGGTTGAGCATAAAAAAGACGTGATCATTCTGCTGGACTCCATCACACGTCTGGCACGTGCCTATAACACCGTCGTGCCATCATCCGGTAAAGTGCTGACGGGCGGCGTGGATGCCAACGCCCTGCATCGTCCAAAACGCTTCTTCGGCGCCGCGCGTAACGTTGAAGAGGGCGGCAGTTTGACTATCATCGCCACCGCGTTGGTGGATACCGGCTCCAAGATGGATGAAGTTATTTACGAAGAGTTCAAGGGCACCGGTAATATGGAACTGCATCTCGCGCGTAAGATCGCAGAGAAGCGCGTGTTCCCTGCTATCGACTACAACCGTTCCGGCACGCGTAAAGAAGAGCTGCTGACGACGTCCGAAGAGCTGCAGAAGATGTGGATTTTGCGTAAAATCATCCACCCGATGGGCGAAATTGACGCGATGGAGTTCCTGATTAATAAGTTGGCGATGACCAAAACCAACGATGAATTCTTCGATATGATGAAGCGTTCATAA
- the wecA gene encoding UDP-N-acetylglucosamine--undecaprenyl-phosphate N-acetylglucosaminephosphotransferase — translation MSSELLIIFLFSLGFLFFARQVARIIGLVDRPNYRKRHRGLIPLVGGISVYAGICFTYLITDQYIPNFRLYLFCAGVLVLVGALDDRFDISVKIRAVVQACVAIIMMAFAGLTLHSFGHILGPWQMQLGPFGYLVTLFAVWAAINAFNMVDGIDGLLGGLSCVSFGAMGILLYLSGHANLALWCFAMIAAIIPYILLNLGVFGKRYKVFMGDAGSTMIGFTAIWILIQTTQGQQHPINPVTALWIIAIPLIDMIAIMYRRLRKGLSPFSPDRQHIHHLMMRAGFTSRQAFVLITLAAALLAAFGVLGEYLSFVPEWAMLALFLLAFLLYGYCLKRAWRVARFIKRIKRRVRADERK, via the coding sequence ATGAGTTCCGAATTATTAATTATTTTTTTGTTTTCTCTAGGCTTCCTGTTTTTTGCTCGTCAGGTTGCAAGAATAATAGGGCTTGTTGATCGCCCCAATTATCGCAAGCGGCATCGCGGACTAATCCCCCTGGTCGGCGGTATCTCCGTGTACGCCGGAATCTGCTTTACTTACCTGATCACCGATCAATACATTCCCAATTTCCGGCTTTATCTGTTTTGCGCCGGCGTGTTGGTTCTTGTCGGCGCGCTGGACGATCGCTTTGATATCAGCGTAAAAATCCGCGCCGTCGTGCAGGCATGCGTCGCCATTATCATGATGGCCTTCGCCGGCCTCACATTGCATAGTTTCGGGCATATTCTGGGGCCGTGGCAGATGCAGCTTGGCCCGTTTGGTTATCTGGTGACGTTGTTTGCCGTCTGGGCCGCTATCAATGCGTTCAATATGGTGGATGGCATTGATGGGCTGCTGGGCGGATTGTCCTGCGTTTCCTTTGGCGCGATGGGCATATTGCTGTATCTGAGCGGCCACGCCAATCTGGCGCTTTGGTGCTTTGCCATGATCGCCGCTATCATTCCTTACATCCTGCTCAATCTCGGCGTTTTCGGTAAACGTTATAAAGTTTTTATGGGGGATGCGGGCAGCACCATGATAGGGTTTACCGCGATCTGGATCCTGATTCAAACCACGCAGGGACAGCAGCATCCGATCAATCCGGTGACGGCATTGTGGATCATTGCTATTCCTCTGATTGATATGATTGCGATCATGTATCGTCGTTTGCGTAAAGGATTGAGTCCGTTTTCTCCCGATCGCCAGCACATTCACCATTTAATGATGCGGGCCGGTTTTACTTCTCGACAGGCTTTTGTTCTTATTACGCTGGCGGCGGCGCTGCTGGCCGCGTTCGGCGTCTTAGGGGAATATCTCTCATTTGTTCCCGAATGGGCTATGTTGGCATTATTTTTGCTGGCATTCTTGCTATATGGCTACTGCCTTAAGCGCGCGTGGCGGGTGGCGCGTTTTATTAAGCGAATCAAGCGTCGCGTACGTGCCGACGAGCGAAAGTAG
- the wzzE gene encoding ECA polysaccharide chain length modulation protein, producing MKSENQSTGSASVDNELDIRGLFCTLWRGKIWILSMACLFGLAALLYSYLVKQEWSATAITDRPTVNMLGGYYSQQQFLRNLDAKSFSTPQPEQPAIAAVAYEEFVMQLAAYDTRRDFWLQTDYYKQRQEGDAKADSALLDELVNNIQFTPHDDVKKTNDGVKLVAETPADANTLLRQYVQFASRRAASHLNEEISGAWAARTIFIKSQIKRQEAVAKAVYERDLRSVELALKIAQQQDIKRSQTDTPADELPASEMFLLGRPMLKARLESLESSGPHYDLDYDQNRAMLATLNVGPTLDVNFQTYRYLRTPEEPVRRDSPRRAFLMVMWGAIGMLVGAGVALVRRPRLSVS from the coding sequence ATGAAATCAGAGAACCAATCCACCGGGAGTGCGTCAGTTGACAATGAGCTGGATATTCGCGGTTTGTTTTGCACACTGTGGCGCGGCAAGATCTGGATCCTGTCTATGGCCTGTTTGTTTGGCCTGGCCGCGCTGCTCTATTCTTATCTGGTGAAACAGGAGTGGAGCGCGACGGCCATCACCGATCGGCCGACGGTAAACATGCTGGGCGGATACTATTCGCAGCAGCAGTTCCTGCGCAATCTGGATGCCAAATCCTTTTCTACGCCGCAGCCTGAACAGCCGGCTATCGCCGCGGTGGCGTATGAGGAGTTCGTCATGCAACTGGCGGCTTACGACACGCGCCGCGATTTCTGGCTGCAAACCGACTATTATAAACAGCGTCAGGAAGGGGATGCCAAAGCGGACTCCGCCTTGCTGGATGAACTGGTGAATAATATTCAGTTTACGCCGCATGATGATGTCAAGAAGACCAATGACGGCGTAAAACTGGTGGCGGAAACGCCGGCGGACGCCAATACGTTGCTGCGTCAGTATGTTCAATTCGCCAGCCGGCGCGCCGCCAGCCATCTTAACGAAGAGATTAGCGGCGCATGGGCGGCCAGAACCATCTTCATCAAATCGCAGATTAAGCGCCAGGAAGCGGTGGCGAAAGCGGTTTATGAGCGCGATCTCCGCAGCGTCGAGCTGGCGTTGAAAATTGCGCAGCAGCAGGATATCAAACGTAGTCAAACGGACACGCCTGCGGATGAATTGCCGGCGTCCGAAATGTTTTTGCTGGGCAGGCCGATGCTCAAGGCGCGTCTGGAGTCATTAGAGTCCAGCGGCCCACACTATGATCTTGATTACGATCAGAATCGCGCCATGTTGGCCACCTTGAATGTAGGACCGACACTCGACGTCAATTTTCAGACCTACCGTTATTTGCGTACGCCGGAAGAGCCGGTCAGGCGTGATAGCCCGCGCCGGGCCTTCCTAATGGTAATGTGGGGCGCTATCGGTATGTTGGTGGGCGCGGGTGTCGCTTTGGTTCGTCGTCCTCGCTTATCCGTTAGTTGA
- the wecB gene encoding non-hydrolyzing UDP-N-acetylglucosamine 2-epimerase, which yields MKVLTVFGTRPEAIKMAPLVRVLAQDEAFESRICVTAQHREMLDQVLRLFDITPDYDLNIMQPGQSLSEISSRILRGLEPVMAEFKPDLVLVHGDTTTTLTTSLAAFYQRIPVGHVEAGLRTGNLYSPWPEEANRKLTGHLAMFHFAPTENSRLNLLREHLSDRHIFVTGNTVIDALFWVRDRIVNDAQLRRSLDEKYAFLDTSKKLILVTGHRRESFGGGFERICSALADIALRHPEVQIVYPVHLNPNVSEPVNRILSGIDNVMLIAPQDYLPFVYLMNRSYMILTDSGGIQEEAPSLGKPVLVMRDTTERPEAVEAGTVRLVGTDVVKIVDTVSQLLTDENEYQAMSRAHNPYGDGHACQRIVDAIKNYQKNHQVTP from the coding sequence GTGAAAGTGTTGACTGTTTTCGGCACCCGACCGGAGGCCATTAAAATGGCTCCGCTGGTTCGTGTTCTGGCTCAGGATGAAGCCTTTGAATCAAGAATTTGCGTGACGGCCCAGCATCGAGAAATGCTCGATCAGGTGTTGCGTTTGTTCGATATTACCCCTGATTATGATCTAAACATCATGCAGCCAGGCCAATCGCTCAGCGAGATATCCAGCCGGATCCTGAGGGGGCTTGAGCCCGTGATGGCGGAGTTTAAGCCCGATTTGGTACTGGTTCACGGCGATACCACCACGACATTGACGACCAGCCTGGCCGCGTTTTATCAACGTATTCCGGTTGGGCATGTCGAGGCCGGGCTGCGTACCGGCAATCTGTACTCGCCCTGGCCGGAGGAGGCCAACCGTAAGCTGACCGGGCATCTGGCGATGTTCCATTTCGCGCCGACGGAGAATTCCCGCCTGAATCTGCTGCGCGAACATTTATCGGACCGGCATATTTTCGTGACCGGGAATACGGTGATAGATGCGCTGTTCTGGGTTCGGGATCGCATCGTCAACGATGCGCAACTGCGCCGCAGTCTGGATGAAAAGTACGCCTTCCTGGATACCAGCAAAAAACTGATTCTGGTTACCGGACACCGGCGTGAAAGTTTTGGCGGGGGCTTTGAGCGCATATGCAGCGCGCTGGCGGATATCGCCCTGCGTCACCCGGAGGTTCAGATTGTTTATCCCGTCCATCTTAACCCGAACGTCAGCGAGCCGGTGAACCGCATCTTGAGTGGTATTGATAATGTGATGCTTATCGCGCCGCAGGATTACCTGCCGTTTGTTTATCTGATGAATCGTTCCTATATGATCCTGACGGATTCGGGAGGGATTCAGGAAGAGGCGCCGTCGTTGGGTAAGCCGGTACTGGTTATGCGCGATACCACCGAACGCCCCGAGGCGGTGGAAGCGGGTACGGTCAGGCTGGTGGGAACGGATGTGGTAAAAATTGTCGATACCGTTTCTCAATTACTGACGGATGAAAATGAATATCAGGCCATGAGCCGGGCGCATAATCCTTATGGTGACGGCCATGCTTGCCAACGCATTGTCGATGCGATTAAAAATTATCAAAAGAATCATCAGGTGACGCCATGA
- the wecC gene encoding UDP-N-acetyl-D-mannosamine dehydrogenase: MSFDTISVIGLGYIGLPTAAAFASRKKNVIGIDVNKQTVETINRGEIHIIEPDLDTLVKVAVENGYLQALNKPVAADAFLIAVPTPFKGDHEPDMAYVQAAAESIAPVLKKGDLIILESTSPVGTTEQMAEWLAQARTDLTFPQQAGEAADINIAYCPERVLPGKVVVELIKNDRVIGGMTAACSARASELYKIFLEGECVITNSRTAEMCKLTENSFRDVNIAFANELSLICAEQNINVWELIRLANRHPRVNILQPGPGVGGHCIAVDPWFIVAQNPQQARLIHTARLVNDGKPLWVVDRVKTAVADYLAQTDKRASEVTVACFGLAFKPDIDDLRESPAVEITQMIAQWNTGATLVVEPNVRQLPAALAGQVELVDIASALRDADVLVMLVDHRQFKAVDPADIKQNWVVDTKGVWR; the protein is encoded by the coding sequence ATGAGTTTTGACACGATTTCGGTTATCGGGCTGGGTTACATCGGTTTACCGACCGCGGCCGCATTTGCTTCGCGTAAGAAGAACGTGATCGGCATTGATGTGAATAAACAGACGGTAGAAACCATTAACCGGGGCGAAATTCACATTATTGAGCCGGATCTGGATACTTTAGTCAAAGTCGCGGTTGAAAACGGCTATTTACAGGCGCTGAACAAACCGGTGGCGGCGGATGCTTTTTTGATTGCCGTTCCGACGCCGTTCAAGGGCGACCACGAACCGGACATGGCCTATGTGCAGGCGGCGGCGGAGTCTATCGCGCCGGTCCTGAAAAAAGGCGATCTGATTATTCTGGAATCGACGTCGCCCGTCGGCACGACAGAGCAAATGGCCGAGTGGCTGGCGCAGGCTCGGACGGATTTAACCTTCCCGCAGCAGGCCGGGGAAGCCGCCGATATCAATATCGCTTACTGCCCGGAGCGGGTGCTGCCTGGAAAGGTCGTGGTTGAACTGATTAAAAACGATCGGGTGATCGGCGGAATGACCGCGGCGTGTTCGGCCCGCGCGAGCGAACTGTACAAAATCTTTCTTGAAGGTGAGTGTGTGATTACTAACTCGCGCACTGCCGAAATGTGTAAGCTGACGGAAAATAGCTTTCGTGACGTAAATATCGCGTTCGCCAATGAGCTGTCGCTGATCTGCGCGGAACAAAATATTAACGTATGGGAGCTTATCCGATTGGCAAACCGCCATCCTCGCGTCAATATTCTGCAACCGGGTCCTGGCGTCGGCGGACACTGCATTGCGGTTGACCCCTGGTTTATCGTTGCGCAGAATCCGCAGCAGGCGCGGTTGATCCATACGGCCAGGCTAGTCAATGATGGCAAGCCGCTATGGGTCGTCGATCGGGTAAAAACGGCCGTCGCGGATTATCTGGCCCAAACGGATAAACGCGCCAGCGAAGTGACGGTTGCCTGCTTTGGTCTGGCGTTTAAGCCGGACATTGATGATTTACGTGAAAGCCCGGCAGTGGAAATCACGCAAATGATCGCGCAGTGGAACACAGGCGCCACGCTGGTGGTGGAGCCTAACGTCAGGCAACTGCCGGCGGCATTGGCGGGGCAGGTAGAGCTGGTTGATATCGCCAGCGCGCTGCGGGATGCCGATGTACTGGTCATGTTGGTCGATCACCGTCAGTTCAAAGCCGTTGACCCCGCGGATATTAAACAAAATTGGGTTGTTGATACAAAAGGAGTATGGCGTTGA
- the rffG gene encoding dTDP-glucose 4,6-dehydratase: MALKRILITGGAGFIGSALVRHIITETPNSVVVVDKLTYAGNLSSLTPVADSARFAFEQVDICDRAALDKVFAEYQPAMVMHLAAESHVDRSIDGPAAFIETNIVGTYTLLEAARHYWQGMEPAEKAAFRFHHISTDEVFGDLHGTDDLFTETTPYAPSSPYSASKASSDHLVRAWLRTYGLPTIITNCSNNYGPYHFPEKLIPLVILNAVAGKPLPVYGDGAQIRDWLFVEDHARALYKVVTEGVVGETYNIGGHNERKNIEVVQTICDLLEELAPNKPAGVQHYRDLITYVKDRPGHDMRYAIDAGKIERELGWRPQETFESGMKKTVSWYLNNEKWWRSVQDGSYTGERLGLNS, encoded by the coding sequence ATGGCGTTGAAACGTATATTAATCACCGGTGGAGCCGGGTTTATTGGTTCGGCTTTAGTCAGGCATATTATTACCGAGACGCCAAACAGCGTGGTGGTGGTGGATAAACTCACCTATGCCGGCAACTTATCCTCTCTGACTCCGGTAGCAGACAGCGCCCGTTTCGCTTTTGAACAGGTTGATATTTGCGATCGCGCGGCGTTGGATAAGGTGTTTGCCGAGTATCAGCCGGCCATGGTGATGCATTTGGCGGCGGAAAGTCACGTCGATCGTTCCATCGACGGCCCGGCTGCGTTTATCGAAACCAACATAGTGGGTACTTACACGCTGTTGGAAGCGGCCCGCCATTACTGGCAAGGCATGGAGCCCGCGGAAAAAGCGGCGTTCCGTTTCCACCATATTTCCACGGATGAAGTGTTCGGCGATCTGCACGGCACGGACGATCTATTTACCGAAACCACGCCTTATGCGCCAAGCAGCCCCTATTCGGCTTCCAAAGCGTCGAGCGATCACCTGGTTCGCGCCTGGCTGCGCACCTATGGACTGCCGACCATTATCACCAACTGTTCCAATAACTACGGCCCTTATCACTTCCCTGAAAAGCTGATCCCGCTGGTGATTCTGAATGCCGTTGCCGGCAAACCGCTGCCGGTGTATGGCGATGGCGCGCAGATCCGCGACTGGCTGTTCGTCGAAGATCACGCCCGCGCGCTGTATAAGGTGGTGACGGAAGGCGTCGTTGGGGAAACCTACAACATTGGCGGCCATAACGAACGCAAGAATATTGAAGTGGTGCAAACGATCTGTGATTTGCTGGAAGAGCTGGCGCCGAATAAGCCGGCGGGCGTACAGCACTATCGCGATTTAATCACTTATGTTAAAGACCGTCCCGGTCATGATATGCGTTACGCCATTGATGCCGGCAAAATTGAACGCGAGCTCGGCTGGCGCCCGCAAGAAACGTTTGAAAGCGGGATGAAAAAAACCGTGAGCTGGTATCTGAATAATGAAAAATGGTGGCGCAGCGTGCAGGATGGATCTTATACCGGCGAACGGTTAGGTCTGAATAGCTAA
- the rffC gene encoding dTDP-4-amino-4,6-dideoxy-D-galactose acyltransferase encodes MTDMTLSVATRSSACIHASIEPLDWESRFFNLASGKLNFSPAAPALTPERLNDFALTQAKIAADNMPLADALADFGFRLAEGEVDLCLSLADAPAADVPLQPRIAGGGDIPALRAAAAQVFALSRFRAPWYRPEDSGRFYAQWVENAVRGTFDHQCLLLESAAGQPLGWVTLRQLNESEARIGLLAAWPGATARGIGARLMSVAEAWCRRQGVQRLWVATQAGNVAALRLYLRRGARVESTAYWLYR; translated from the coding sequence ATGACAGATATGACGCTTTCTGTAGCAACACGCTCATCGGCGTGCATCCATGCCAGTATTGAACCGTTGGATTGGGAAAGCCGTTTTTTCAATCTTGCCAGCGGTAAGCTGAATTTTTCACCGGCGGCGCCCGCGCTCACGCCGGAGCGGCTGAATGACTTCGCGCTGACGCAGGCGAAAATAGCGGCGGATAATATGCCGCTGGCCGATGCGTTGGCGGATTTCGGTTTTCGTCTGGCCGAGGGGGAAGTCGATCTCTGCCTGTCGCTGGCCGATGCGCCGGCGGCGGACGTTCCGCTTCAGCCGAGGATTGCCGGCGGCGGCGATATCCCGGCGTTGCGCGCCGCCGCCGCACAGGTTTTCGCGTTGAGCCGTTTTCGCGCCCCCTGGTATCGGCCTGAAGACAGCGGACGTTTCTATGCCCAGTGGGTGGAAAATGCGGTGCGCGGCACCTTTGATCATCAGTGTCTGCTGCTTGAGAGCGCCGCCGGGCAGCCGCTGGGATGGGTGACGCTGCGTCAGTTGAATGAATCGGAAGCCCGTATCGGGCTGCTGGCCGCCTGGCCTGGAGCAACGGCGCGCGGCATCGGCGCGCGGCTGATGTCGGTGGCCGAAGCCTGGTGCCGGCGGCAGGGCGTGCAACGTTTATGGGTCGCGACGCAGGCAGGCAATGTGGCGGCCCTTCGTCTTTATCTTCGTCGCGGTGCCAGAGTTGAGAGCACGGCCTATTGGTTATACAGGTGA
- the rffA gene encoding dTDP-4-amino-4,6-dideoxygalactose transaminase, with translation MIPFNAPPIVGTELDYMQAAMSSGKLCGDGGFTRRCQQWLEHYSGSAKVLLTPSCTASLEMAAILLDIKPGDEVIMPSYTFVSTANAFVLRGARIVFVDIRPDTMNIDETKIEAAISDKTRVIVPVHYAGVACEMDVIMALAKKYDLFVVEDAAQGMMSSYKGRALGSIGHIGCFSFHETKNYTSGGEGGATLINDAKLIDRAEIVREKGTNRSQFFRGQVDKYTWRDIGSSYLMADIQAAYLWAQLEAAKQINDRRLRLWQNYLAAFKPLADAGRIALPSVPANCVHNAHMFYIKLRDAQDRSAFISHMKEAEILTVFHYIPLHECPAGINFGRFSGDDRYTTQESERLVRLPLFYNLTDVNQRTVINSILSFFF, from the coding sequence ATGATTCCGTTTAATGCGCCACCGATCGTGGGTACTGAACTCGATTATATGCAGGCTGCCATGAGCAGCGGTAAATTGTGCGGCGACGGCGGCTTTACCCGCCGCTGCCAGCAGTGGCTGGAGCACTACTCCGGCAGCGCCAAAGTGCTGCTGACGCCATCCTGCACCGCGTCGCTGGAAATGGCGGCGATTTTGCTGGATATCAAACCCGGCGATGAAGTCATTATGCCGAGTTACACGTTTGTCTCCACCGCCAATGCCTTTGTGCTGCGCGGCGCCCGCATCGTGTTTGTCGATATTCGACCGGACACCATGAATATCGATGAAACGAAAATCGAAGCGGCGATTAGCGATAAAACCCGCGTTATCGTTCCGGTTCACTATGCCGGCGTGGCCTGCGAGATGGATGTCATCATGGCGCTGGCGAAGAAATACGACCTGTTTGTCGTCGAAGACGCCGCGCAGGGCATGATGTCCAGCTATAAGGGCCGGGCGCTAGGCTCCATCGGCCATATCGGTTGTTTCAGTTTCCACGAAACCAAAAACTACACCTCTGGCGGCGAGGGCGGCGCAACGCTGATTAACGACGCCAAACTGATCGATCGCGCGGAAATCGTGCGGGAAAAAGGCACCAACCGCAGTCAGTTCTTTCGCGGTCAGGTAGACAAATATACCTGGCGGGATATCGGCTCCAGCTATTTAATGGCGGATATTCAGGCCGCTTATCTGTGGGCGCAGTTGGAGGCGGCAAAGCAGATTAACGATCGCCGTTTACGCCTGTGGCAAAACTATCTGGCGGCTTTCAAACCGTTGGCGGACGCCGGACGCATCGCCTTGCCGTCGGTGCCGGCAAACTGCGTTCACAACGCGCACATGTTTTATATCAAGCTGCGCGATGCGCAAGATCGTTCCGCCTTCATCAGTCATATGAAAGAGGCCGAGATCCTGACGGTGTTTCACTATATTCCGCTGCATGAATGTCCCGCCGGCATCAATTTCGGCCGCTTTTCAGGCGACGATCGCTACACCACGCAGGAAAGCGAACGTTTGGTGCGGCTGCCGCTGTTCTATAATCTGACTGACGTTAATCAGCGTACGGTGATCAATAGCATCCTGAGTTTCTTTTTCTGA